The following are from one region of the Myotis daubentonii chromosome 2, mMyoDau2.1, whole genome shotgun sequence genome:
- the SYCE3 gene encoding synaptonemal complex central element protein 3 yields MAESDPGERSCDNMLKMLSDLNKDLEKILEEMEKISVQATWMAYDMVVIRTNPALAESMRRLEDAFLNCKEEMEKNWQELLSETKRTQ; encoded by the exons ATGGCTGAATCGGACCCTGGGGAAAGAAGCTGCGACAACATGCTGAAAATGCTGTCCGACCTGAATAAGGACTTGGAAAAGATACTGGAAGAGATGGAGAAAATCTCAG TGCAAGCCACATGGATGGCCTACGACATGGTGGTGATACGCACCAACCCCGCCCTGGCAGAGTCCATGCGCCGGCTGGAGGACGCCTTCCTCAACTGCAAGGAAGAGATGGAGAAGAACTGGCAAGAGCTGCTCAGTGAGACCAAGCGCACGCAGTAG
- the KLHDC7B gene encoding kelch domain-containing protein 7B — protein MIQGALEPGGPGWGWDGDGDDDWDSAVLTLLALAVVAATALALHWFGSGQDQEAAGPASTGPSAQPSQAGGAGPALTPKSKVSGGIEGHSSGQGKPEPPGPSQASPATASAQDHQPHGSEDLTATAAAPPKTPSEAASGGALGQQHGNASPEVSRGAGKQTPRPGAALRGRSKTGGTPAPLLIHFTPPSRDRDTEVQAEAGGLAAKAPAHPALIHTVEQDTGSWKHGAGPPGSLGRRSGSRRWQVDDSSGERTRRLPKLDPLRLGAVVSVWDAVDAASTFPAGAQRPRYRHELPPPDSVQTGRLTDGSERACRESSPQPDQVLALDSGTKPATTPAPVPAATPAPTPTPTPAPAPAPAPTRTPAPAPAPAPAPTPAPAPASAPTRTPAPAPAPAATPAPAPTQAPTCTPAPAPAAAPAPTPSPTPAPAPAPAPAPAATQAPIPAQAQGPALASAPAPVPTSKSKPASQESSVTLRKGSQEGQISTSWGNLISMVLRSHPFPRLERPQGTALRAAPESPREPCTSTASENRESGPLPEGAIPSLKDRHGSPAGVATGAGTGGLAEAGCQPQPRSAEANEAAVPGAPAPLSLSEQRKPGPAPVPSARRDPQPVPRPRKHSVCELAKSSELKVSQAAPGEAPGKRPSPAGSREVLTEEQKEARKLMVFLQRPGTWGVVEGPRKPSSPAREPASAAALQRRLDLGSCLDVLAFAQQHGQPVLAQEAYALMSDNLLHVLGDPNLYRQLSGADRERILSLRTGRGQAVLGVLVLPGLYQVSRSGLTRGPRVEEAPATGPAPLPPPSHLHVFNPHENSWRLLTRVPEEAPLRGCGLCTMHNYLFLAGGIRGSGSKAICSNEVFCYNPLTNIWSQVRPMQQARAQLKLVALDGLLYAIGGECLYSMERYDPRTDTWTSRAPLPAGTFPVAHEAVACRGDIYVTGGHLFYRLLRYSPVKDAWEECPYSASHRRSSDMVALGGFLYRFDLLRGVGAAVMRYNTVTGSWSRAAPLPLPDPVPLRCTVLGNTIYCLNHQVTATFTVSEGTAQFQAQELQPFPLGSKGVLCPFILTLPASDPLQTSL, from the exons ATGATCCAGGGCGCCTTAGAACCTGGTGGCCCCGGCTGGGGctgggacggggacggggacgaTGACTGGGACAGTGCTGTGCTCACCCTGTTGGCGCTGGCTGTCGTGGCTGCCACGGCCCTGGCCCTGCACTGGTTTGGCTCTGGGCAGGACCAGGAGGCAGCAGGACCAGCATCCACCGGCCCCAGTGCCCAGCCTTCTCAGGCGGGAGGAGCTGGGCCAGCCCTGACCCCAAAGTCCAAGGTCAGTGGTGGCATCGAGGGACACAGCTCCGGGCAGGGGAAGCCAGAGCCTCCAGGACCTAGCCAGGCGAGTCCAGCTACAGCAAGTGCCCAGGACCACCAGCCCCACGGAAGTGAAGATCTGACTGCCACGGCCGCAGCTCCACCCAAGACACCCAGCGAGGCGGCCAGCGGAGGGGCCTTGGGACAGCAGCATGGCAACGCCAGCCCTGAAGTCTCCCGAGGTGCAGGAAAGCAGACGCCCAGGCCTGGAGCTGCCCTCCGGGGTAGGAGCAAAACAGGGGGGACGCCTGCCCCGCTCCTGATACACTTCACTCCTCCGAGTCGGGACAGAGACACGGAGGTGCAGGCGGAGGCAGGAGGCCTCGCAGCCAAGGCGCCAGCTCACCCGGCCCTGATCCACACGGTGGAACAGGACACCGGCTCCTGGAAACACGGAGCGGGGCCACCTGGCTCACTGGGGAGGCGGTCAGGCAGCCGGCGGTGGCAGGTGGATGACAGCTCAGGAGAGAGAACCCGGCGCCTTCCAAAGCTGGACCCCCTGCGCCTGGGTGCGGTGGTGAGTGTGTGGGACGCTGTGGATGCAGCCAGCACCTTCCCTGCAGGTGCCCAGAGGCCCCGCTACCGCCATGAGCTTCCCCCACCAGACTCTGTGCAGACTGGACGTCTGACAGATGGCTCAGAGAGGGCGTGCAGGGAAAGCAGCCCCCAGCCAGACCAAGTTTTAGCTCTGGATTCAGGGACCAAACCCG CTACAACCCCTGCCCCAGTACCAGCTGCAacccctgccccaaccccaacccctaccccagcccctgcccctgccccagccccaacccgtaccccagccccagcccctgccccagccccagcccctaccccagccccagcccctgcctcagccccaacccgtaccccagccccagcccctgccccagctgcaacccctgccccagccccaactCAAGCCCCAACctgtaccccagcccctgccccagccgcagcccctgccccaaccccatcccctaccccagcccctgccccagccccagcccctgccccagccgcaACTCAAGCCCCAATCCCTGCCCAAGCCCAAGGCCCTGCCctagcctcagccccagccccagtccccacAAGTAAGTCAAAGCCTGCAAGTCAGGAGTCTAGTGTGACTCTTCGCAAGGGCAGCCAGGAGGGGCAGATTTCAACTAGCTGGGGAAATCTTATTTCAATGGTTCTTAGGAGTCACCCCTTCCCCAGGCTAGAGAGGCCCCAAGGGACAGCCCTAAGGGCAGCTCCAGAGAGCCCTAGAGAGCCCTGCACTTCCACAGCCTCGGAGAACAGGGAGTCTGGTCCTCTCCCTGAAGGGGCCATCCCTAGTCTCAAGGACAGGCACGGCTCCCCAGCTGGGGTGGCTACAGGGGCTGGCACAGGGGGCCTGGCTGAGGCAGGATGTCAGCCGCAGCCCAGAAGCGCTGAGGCTAACGAGGCTGCAGTGCCCGGGGCCCCAGCTCCGCTGTCGCTGTCGGAGCAGAGGAAGCCTGGCCCTGCACCCGTTCCCTCTGCCAGGCGGGACCCACAGCCTGTCCCCAGGCCACGGAAACACAGCGTGTGCGAACTAGCCAAGAGCTCGGAGCTGAAGGTCAGCCAGGCGGCCCCGGGAGAGGCGCCAGGGAAGAGGCCCAGCCCCGCGGGCAGCAGGGAGGTCCTCACAGAGGAGCAGAAAGAGGCCCGCAAACTCATGGTGTTTCTGCAGAGGCCTGGGACCTGGGGGGTGGTGGAGGGGCCCCGGAAGCCCAGCTCCCCTGCCCGGGAGCCGGCTTCGGCAGCGGCTCTGCAGCGGCGGCTGGACCTGGGCAGCTGCCTGGATGTCCTGGCCTTTGCCCAGCAGCACGGGCAGCCCGTCCTGGCCCAGGAGGCCTATGCTTTGATGAGCGACAATCTGCTGCACGTGCTGGGCGATCCGAACCTCTACCGGCAGCTGAGCGGGGCCGACCGGGAGCGCATCCTGAGCCTTCGAACTGGCAGGGGCCAGGCTGTGCTGGGGGTCCTCGTGCTGCCCGGCCTCTACCAGGTGAGCCGTTCAGGGCTCACAAGGGGCCCTCGAGTGgaggaggctcctgccacaggtCCTGCGCCCCTGCCTCCTCCATCGCACCTGCACGTGTTCAACCCCCACGAGAACTCCTGGCGGCTCCTGACCCGGGTGCCGGAGGAGGCCCCGCTGcggggctgtggcctctgcaccATGCACAACTACTTGTTCCTGGCAGGGGGCATCCGTGGCTCCGGCTCCAAGGCCATCTGTTCCAATGAGGTCTTCTGCTACAACCCTCTGACCAACATCTGGAGCCAGGTGCGGCCCATGCAGCAGGCCCGTGCCCAGCTCAAACTGGTGGCCCTGGACGGGCTGCTCTACGCCATCGGTGGCGAGTGCTTGTACAGCATGGAGCGCTACGACCCCCGCACAGACACCTGGACCTCACGCGCGCCCCTCCCCGCAGGCACCTTCCCTGTGGCTCACGAGGCTGTGGCCTGCCGTGGGGACATCTACGTCACTGGGGGCCACCTCTTCTACCGCCTGCTCAGGTACAGCCCGGTGAAGGATGCTTGGGAGGAGTGCCCCTACAGCGCCAGCCACCGGCGATCCAGCGACATGGTGGCACTGGGGGGCTTCCTGTACCGCTTCGACCTGCTGCGGGGGGTGGGTGCCGCCGTGATGCGCTACAACACCGTGACCGGCTCCTGGAGCAGGGCCGCCCCCTTGCCCCTGCCGGACCCTGTCCCGCTGCGCTGCACCGTGCTGGGCAACACCATCTACTGCCTCAACCACCAGGTCACGGCCACCTTCACGGTCTCCGAGGGGACGGCCCAGTTCCAGGCCCAGGAGCTGCAACCTTTCCCCCTGGGCAGTAAAGGGGTCCTCTGTCCCTTCATCCTGACCCTGCCCGCCTCGGACCCGCTACAGACTTCCCTCTGA
- the CPT1B gene encoding carnitine O-palmitoyltransferase 1, muscle isoform, with product MAEAHQAVAFQFTVTPDGFDFRLSREALKHLYLTEINAWKKRLIRIKNGILRGVYPGSPTSWLAVVMATVGSSYCNVDISNGLVYYIQKHLPERYVPYQTPQTRAVVSMAIFSTGVWVVGIFFFRQTLKLLLSYHGWMFEMHGQTSRSTKVWAACVRLLSSGRPMLYSFQTSLPKLPVPSVQATIQRYLESVRPLLDDKKYQRMEILAKEFQDKTAPRLQKYLVLKSWWATNYVSDWWEEYIYLRGRNPLMVNSNYYAMDFVLIKNTDVQAARLGNIVHAMITYRRKLDREDIKPVMALGIVPMCSNQMERMFNTTRIPGKETDVLQHFNESRHVAVYHKGRFFKVWLYEGSNLLKGSNLLKPRDLELQFQRILDDPSPPQPGEERLAALTAGGRAEWAQARQSFFSSGKNRAALDAIERAAFFVVLDEESHSYDPDNEASLSLYGKALLHGNCYNRWFDKSFTLVAFKNAQLGLNTEHSWADAPVMGHLWEFALGTDVFHLGYTETGHCVGKPNLTLTPPQRLQWDIPERCQAAIESSYQVAKALADDVELYCFQFFPFGKGLIKKCRTSPDAFVQIALQLAHFRDKGKFCLTYEASMTRLFREGRTETVRSCTNESTAFVKAMVQGSHTKADLQNLFRKASEKHQNLYRLAMTGAGIDRHLFCLYVVSKYLGVSSPFLAEVLSEPWRLSTSQTAQFQIGMFDPKKYPNHLGAGGGFGPVADDGYGVSYMIAGENTIFFHISSKFSSSETNAQRFGNHIRQALLDIADLFKVSKADS from the exons ATGGCGGAAGCGCACCAGGCGGTGGCCTTCCAGTTCACTGTGACCCCAGATGGGTTCGACTTCCGGCTCAGTCGGGAGGCCCTGAAACACCTCTACCTGACTGAGATCAACGCCTGGAAGAAACGCCTGATTCGCATCAAG AATGGCATCCTTCGGGGTGTGTATCCCGGCAGCCCTACCAGCTGGCTGGCTGTCGTCATGGCAACAGTGGGTTCTTCCTACTGCAATGTGGACATCTCCAATGGGCTGGTCTATTACATCCAGAAACACCTCCCTGAGAG GTATGTCCCCTACCAGACCCCACAGACACGGGCAGTGGTCAGCATGGCCATCTTCTCCACGGGGGTCTGGGTCGTGGGCATCTTCTTCTTCCGCCAAACCCTGAAGCTGCTGCTCTCCTACCATGGGTGGATGTTTGAGATGCATGGCCAGACCAGCCGCAGCACCAAAGTCTGGGCG gcCTGTGTCCGCCTTCTGTCCAGTGGGCGGCCCATGCTGTACAGCTTTCAGACGTCCCTGCCCAAGCTTCCCGTGCCCAGCGTGCAAGCCACCATTCAGCGG TACCTGGAGTCTGTGCGGCCCTTGTTGGATGACAAGAAGTATCAGCGCATGGAGATACTAGCCAAGGAATTCCAGGACAAGACTGCCCCCAGGCTGCAGAAGTACCTGGTACTCAAGTCGTGGTGGGCAACTAACTAT GTGAGCGACTGGTGGGAAGAATACATCTACCTTCGAGGCAGGAACCCCCTCATGGTGAACAGCAACTATTATGCGATG GACTTTGTGCTCATCAAGAACACGGACGTGCAGGCTGCCCGCCTGGGAAACATCGTTCACGCCATGATCACATACCGCCGCAAGCTGGACCGCGAGGACATCAAGCCT GTGATGGCACTGGGCATCGTGCCCATGTGCTCCAACCAGATGGAGAGGATGTTCAACACCACGCGGATCCCGGGCAAGGAGACAG ACGTGCTGCAGCACTTCAACGAAAGCAGGCACGTGGCCGTCTACCACAAGGGCCGCTTTTTCAAGGTGTGGCTCTACGAGGGCTCCAACCTGCTCAAGGGCTCCAACCTGCTCAAGCCCCGGGACCTGGAGCTGCAGTTCCAGAGGATCCTGGatgacccctccccgccccagcccggGGAGGAGCGGCTGGCGGCCCTCACTGCCGGCGGAAG AGCGGAGTGGGCACAGGCGCGCCAGAGCTTCTTCAGCTCCGGCAAGAACAGGGCTGCTCTGGATGCCATTGAGCGCGCCGCCTTCTTTGTGGTCTTGGACGAGGAGTCTCACAGCTATGACCCCGACAACGAGGCCAGCCTCAGCCTCTACGGCAAGGCCCTGCTGCACGGCAACTGCTACAACAG GTGGTTCGACAAGTCCTTCACCCTTGTGGCCTTCAAGAATGCCCAGTTGGGCCTCAACACGGAACACTCGTGGGCAGACGCTCCTGTCATGGGGCACCTCTGGGAG TTTGCTCTGGGCACTGACGTCTTCCACCTGGGCTACACGGAGACTGGGCACTGCGTGGGCAAACCAAACCTCACACTGACGCCGCCTCAGCGGCTGCAGTGGGACATTCCTGAGCGG TGCCAGGCGGCCATTGAGAGCTCCTACCAGGTGGCCAAGGCGCTGGCCGACGACGTGGAGCTGTACTGCTTCCAGTTCTTCCCCTTTGGCAAAGGCCTCATCAAGAAGTGCCGGACCAGTCCCGATGCCTTCGTGCAGATCGCCCTGCAGCTGGCTCACTTCCGG GACAAGGGCAAGTTCTGCCTGACCTACGAAGCTTCGATGACCAGACTGTTCCGGGAAGGACGGACCGAGACTGTTCGTTCCTGCACCAACGAGTCCACAGCCTTCGTCAAGGCCATGGTGCAGGGGTCCCACACG AAAGCAGACCTCCAGAATCTCTTCCGGAAAGCCTCAGAGAAGCACCAGAACTTGTACCGCCTGGCCATGACGGGGGCTGGCATCGACAGGCACCTCTTCTGCCTGTACGTGGTCTCCAAGTACCTGGGGGTCAGCTCCCCTTTCCTGGCTGAG GTGCTTTCTGAACCCTGGCGCCTCTCCACCAGCCAGACTGCTCAATTCCAGATCGGCATGTTTGACCCAAAAAAGTACCCCAATCATCTGGGCGCTGGTGGCGGCTTTGGCCCG GTGGCGGATGACGGCTATGGGGTTTCCTACATGATCGCGGGTGAGAACACCATCTTCTTCCACATCTCCAGCAAGTTCTCCAGCTCAGAGACG AACGCCCAGCGCTTTGGGAACCACATCCGCCAAGCTCTGCTGGACATCGCTGATCTTTTCAAAGTGTCCAAGGCTGACAGCTGA